Proteins encoded by one window of Brienomyrus brachyistius isolate T26 chromosome 1, BBRACH_0.4, whole genome shotgun sequence:
- the LOC125738744 gene encoding N-acetyl-beta-glucosaminyl-glycoprotein 4-beta-N-acetylgalactosaminyltransferase 1-like isoform X1 — protein sequence MGKANLHVFEDWCGSSTYQLRKNPHYPLYPNSRLTVKKLAVSPRWTNYGLRIFGYLHPPKSGEYLFAVASDDGSEFWLSLDNSPLNLHLQASVGRAGVDWTAPGEFNKYASQISFPVQLSAENLYFFEVIHKQNDRGTDHLEVAWRLNQDSTPFEIIGSEHISMYIDETDLKLHQVSHIPKTPASNVQWRTYAKVSSHGAEMLREDPRDIFYHVPLMRESYLRGILPVCSYRPTYLIKGYPLLRYQGIQFVHLSYVYPNDYTRLTHMETMNKCLYHEDPHYLEGLGFLNYMKMDSPETGGTEPQDSLWNEEGYRGGLGEKSLYQYEGLQPEKFRQLPDNDIYSDDYSFVRQGPGADPDTLKMADGNPRKLLATQVTAYNTSQLARHKPQVQQPAVNTIQPEIQRDPAQPAAVTHANHVQNHALSSNMNDVFLMPHGLHVHRKPRRKDRLRTPKVVTQEEYKYQDSENYETIPPIIYDPVVNWARTINVSNIDFNAFREDSIDLRCNISGNLQMSSGVALPIVHAFMHQLNQKNWGRFTLLQVINVERRIDRFRGSRYLLELEVENRRGTRFRISQYVYEPHSQIRSWNGVDQPDRKGVLLCHPEGVEWNPSATVHFIVPVKNQARWVQQLIMYMEDIYKVTGDKNFNIIVVDYSSKDMDVEQALQSAHIPSYQYVKLTGNFERSAALQAGINLITDSHSIVFLCDLHLHFPHSIIDSIRKHCVEGKITFAPIVMRLDCGATPEEPDGYWEVNGFGLLGIYKSDMDRVGGMNMEEFRDHWGGEDWELIDRVLHVGLEVDRIYVRNFLHFYHSKRGMWNRRFRKPM from the exons ATGGGAAAAGCTAATTTGCATGTATTTGAAGATTGGTGTGGCAGTTCCACTTACCAGCTCCGGAAAAATCCCCACTATCCCCTTTACCCTAAT TCCCGCCTCACAGTGAAAAAGCTGGCAGTTTCACCCAGGTGGACCAACTACGGCCTGAGGATTTTCGGCTACCTCCACCCTCCCAAAAGTG gtGAATACCTATTTGCTGTGGCCTCTGATGATGGTTCTGAGTTCTGGCTGAGTCTGGACAacagccccctgaatctgcaccTCCAGGCCAGCGTGGGAAGG GCAGGCGTGGATTGGACAGCGCCAGGGGAGTTTAACAAATATGCCAGTCAGATATCTTTTCCAGTCCA ACTGTCTGCTGAGAATTTATACTTCTTTGAAGTCATCCACAAGCAAAACGACAGGGGCACGGACCACTTGGAAGTAGCG TGGCGGCTGAATCAGGACAGCACGCCATTTGAGATCATTGGTTCCGAACACATATCCATGTACATCG ACGAGACCGACTTGAAGCTGCACCAGGTCAGCCACATACCGAAAACACCTGCTAGCAACGTCCAGTGGAGAACGTACGCCAAGGTCTCCAGCCATGGCGCCGAGATGCTGAGGGAAGACCCACGGGACATCTTCTACCACG TTCCGCTGATGAGAGAGTCATACCTGCGTGGCATCCTGCCTGTGTGCTCCTACAGGCCCACCTACCTCATCAAGGGATACCCACTCCTGAGGTATCAGGGCATTCAGTTT GTCCACCTGTCCTATGTTTACCCCAATGACTACACGCGACTAACACATATGGAGACCATGAATAAATGCCTGTACCACGAAGACCCCCACTATCTAGAAGG GCTTGGGTTTCTGAATTACATGAAGATGGACTCTCCAGAAACAGGAGGTACTGAACCACAAGACAGTTTATGGAACGAAGAAG GGTACAGGGGTGGCCTTGGTGAAAAATCTTTGTACCAGTACGAGGGACTTCAGCCAGAGAAGTTCAGACAGCTGCCAGACAACGACATCTACAGCGATGATTACAGCTTCGTCAGGCAGGGCCCCGGGGCAGATCCAGACACGCTGAAGATGGCGGATGGGAATCCTCGGAAGCTGCTGGCCACACAGGTTACTGCATATAATACAAGCCAACTTGCCAGACATAAGCCTCAAGTCCAGCAACCTGCAGTGAACACCATTCAGCCAGAGATCCAGAGAGATCCTGCTCAACCAGCAGCGGTTACACATGCAAACCATGTTCAAAACCATGCACTTAGTTCCAACATGAATGACGTGTTCCTGATGCCACATGGACTTCATGTGCACCGGAAGCCAAGACGTAAAGATCGTCTACGTACACCTAAGGTGGTTACGCAGGAAGAGTACAAGTACCAGGACAGCGAGAATTATGAAACGATACCCCCAATCATCTATGACCCAGTTGTAAACTGGGCGCGGACCATCAACGTGAGTAACATAGACTTCAATGCCTTCCGCGAGGATTCAATCGACCTGAGATGCAACATCTCTGGAAACCTGCAGATGAGTTCCGGAGTGGCATTGCCAATCGTGCACGCCTTCATGCATCAGCTCAATCAGAAGAACTGGGG ACGCTTCACCCTGTTGCAAGTGATCAACGTGGAGCGGCGAATTGACAGGTTCCGCGGTAGCCGCTATCTCCTCGAGCTGGAGGTGGAGAACCGGCGTGGGACTAGGTTTCGCATCTCCCAGTATGTTTACGAGCCACACAGCCAGATCAGGTCTTGGAATGGGGTAGACCAACCGGACAGGAAGGGGGTGCTGCTGTGCCACCCTGAGGGGGTGGAGTGGAATCCCTCAGCTACTGTGCACTTCATAGTGCCAG TGAAGAACCAGGCCCGCTGGGTCCAGCAGCTTATCATGTACATGGAAGACATCTACAAGGTCACAGGTGACAAGAACTTCAACATCATCGTCGTGGACTACAGCAGCAAGGATATGGATGTGGAGCAGGCACTCCAGTCGGCCCATATTCCTAG TTATCAGTATGTGAAGCTGACTGGGAACTTTGAGCGTTCTGCAGCCCTTCAAGCTGGGATTAACCTCATCACA GACAGCCACAGCATTGTGTTCCTGTGTGACCTTCACCTCCACTTCCCACACTCCATCATCGACAGCATTCGCAAGCACTGCGTGGAGGGCAAGATAACCTTTGCACCTATCGTTATGAGGCTGGACTGTGGGGCCACACCAGAGGAGCCCGACG GCTACTGGGAGGTGAATGGATTTGGCCTGCTGGGGATCTACAAGTCTGACATGGATAGGGTAGGAGGAATGAACATGGAAGAGTTCCGGGATCACTGGGGCGGAGAGGACTGGGAACTGATAGACAG GGTTCTTCACGTGGGGCTTGAGGTGGACAGAATTTACGTCAGGAACTTCTTGCACTTTTACCACTCAAAACGAGGCATGTGGAACCGACGTTTCCGCAAGCCAATGTAA
- the LOC125738744 gene encoding N-acetyl-beta-glucosaminyl-glycoprotein 4-beta-N-acetylgalactosaminyltransferase 1-like isoform X2: MGKANLHVFEDWCGSSTYQLRKNPHYPLYPNSRLTVKKLAVSPRWTNYGLRIFGYLHPPKSGEYLFAVASDDGSEFWLSLDNSPLNLHLQASVGRAGVDWTAPGEFNKYASQISFPVQLSAENLYFFEVIHKQNDRGTDHLEVAWRLNQDSTPFEIIGSEHISMYIDETDLKLHQVSHIPKTPASNVQWRTYAKVSSHGAEMLREDPRDIFYHVPLMRESYLRGILPVCSYRPTYLIKGYPLLRYQGIQFVHLSYVYPNDYTRLTHMETMNKCLYHEDPHYLEGLGFLNYMKMDSPETGGYRGGLGEKSLYQYEGLQPEKFRQLPDNDIYSDDYSFVRQGPGADPDTLKMADGNPRKLLATQVTAYNTSQLARHKPQVQQPAVNTIQPEIQRDPAQPAAVTHANHVQNHALSSNMNDVFLMPHGLHVHRKPRRKDRLRTPKVVTQEEYKYQDSENYETIPPIIYDPVVNWARTINVSNIDFNAFREDSIDLRCNISGNLQMSSGVALPIVHAFMHQLNQKNWGRFTLLQVINVERRIDRFRGSRYLLELEVENRRGTRFRISQYVYEPHSQIRSWNGVDQPDRKGVLLCHPEGVEWNPSATVHFIVPVKNQARWVQQLIMYMEDIYKVTGDKNFNIIVVDYSSKDMDVEQALQSAHIPSYQYVKLTGNFERSAALQAGINLITDSHSIVFLCDLHLHFPHSIIDSIRKHCVEGKITFAPIVMRLDCGATPEEPDGYWEVNGFGLLGIYKSDMDRVGGMNMEEFRDHWGGEDWELIDRVLHVGLEVDRIYVRNFLHFYHSKRGMWNRRFRKPM; this comes from the exons ATGGGAAAAGCTAATTTGCATGTATTTGAAGATTGGTGTGGCAGTTCCACTTACCAGCTCCGGAAAAATCCCCACTATCCCCTTTACCCTAAT TCCCGCCTCACAGTGAAAAAGCTGGCAGTTTCACCCAGGTGGACCAACTACGGCCTGAGGATTTTCGGCTACCTCCACCCTCCCAAAAGTG gtGAATACCTATTTGCTGTGGCCTCTGATGATGGTTCTGAGTTCTGGCTGAGTCTGGACAacagccccctgaatctgcaccTCCAGGCCAGCGTGGGAAGG GCAGGCGTGGATTGGACAGCGCCAGGGGAGTTTAACAAATATGCCAGTCAGATATCTTTTCCAGTCCA ACTGTCTGCTGAGAATTTATACTTCTTTGAAGTCATCCACAAGCAAAACGACAGGGGCACGGACCACTTGGAAGTAGCG TGGCGGCTGAATCAGGACAGCACGCCATTTGAGATCATTGGTTCCGAACACATATCCATGTACATCG ACGAGACCGACTTGAAGCTGCACCAGGTCAGCCACATACCGAAAACACCTGCTAGCAACGTCCAGTGGAGAACGTACGCCAAGGTCTCCAGCCATGGCGCCGAGATGCTGAGGGAAGACCCACGGGACATCTTCTACCACG TTCCGCTGATGAGAGAGTCATACCTGCGTGGCATCCTGCCTGTGTGCTCCTACAGGCCCACCTACCTCATCAAGGGATACCCACTCCTGAGGTATCAGGGCATTCAGTTT GTCCACCTGTCCTATGTTTACCCCAATGACTACACGCGACTAACACATATGGAGACCATGAATAAATGCCTGTACCACGAAGACCCCCACTATCTAGAAGG GCTTGGGTTTCTGAATTACATGAAGATGGACTCTCCAGAAACAGGAG GGTACAGGGGTGGCCTTGGTGAAAAATCTTTGTACCAGTACGAGGGACTTCAGCCAGAGAAGTTCAGACAGCTGCCAGACAACGACATCTACAGCGATGATTACAGCTTCGTCAGGCAGGGCCCCGGGGCAGATCCAGACACGCTGAAGATGGCGGATGGGAATCCTCGGAAGCTGCTGGCCACACAGGTTACTGCATATAATACAAGCCAACTTGCCAGACATAAGCCTCAAGTCCAGCAACCTGCAGTGAACACCATTCAGCCAGAGATCCAGAGAGATCCTGCTCAACCAGCAGCGGTTACACATGCAAACCATGTTCAAAACCATGCACTTAGTTCCAACATGAATGACGTGTTCCTGATGCCACATGGACTTCATGTGCACCGGAAGCCAAGACGTAAAGATCGTCTACGTACACCTAAGGTGGTTACGCAGGAAGAGTACAAGTACCAGGACAGCGAGAATTATGAAACGATACCCCCAATCATCTATGACCCAGTTGTAAACTGGGCGCGGACCATCAACGTGAGTAACATAGACTTCAATGCCTTCCGCGAGGATTCAATCGACCTGAGATGCAACATCTCTGGAAACCTGCAGATGAGTTCCGGAGTGGCATTGCCAATCGTGCACGCCTTCATGCATCAGCTCAATCAGAAGAACTGGGG ACGCTTCACCCTGTTGCAAGTGATCAACGTGGAGCGGCGAATTGACAGGTTCCGCGGTAGCCGCTATCTCCTCGAGCTGGAGGTGGAGAACCGGCGTGGGACTAGGTTTCGCATCTCCCAGTATGTTTACGAGCCACACAGCCAGATCAGGTCTTGGAATGGGGTAGACCAACCGGACAGGAAGGGGGTGCTGCTGTGCCACCCTGAGGGGGTGGAGTGGAATCCCTCAGCTACTGTGCACTTCATAGTGCCAG TGAAGAACCAGGCCCGCTGGGTCCAGCAGCTTATCATGTACATGGAAGACATCTACAAGGTCACAGGTGACAAGAACTTCAACATCATCGTCGTGGACTACAGCAGCAAGGATATGGATGTGGAGCAGGCACTCCAGTCGGCCCATATTCCTAG TTATCAGTATGTGAAGCTGACTGGGAACTTTGAGCGTTCTGCAGCCCTTCAAGCTGGGATTAACCTCATCACA GACAGCCACAGCATTGTGTTCCTGTGTGACCTTCACCTCCACTTCCCACACTCCATCATCGACAGCATTCGCAAGCACTGCGTGGAGGGCAAGATAACCTTTGCACCTATCGTTATGAGGCTGGACTGTGGGGCCACACCAGAGGAGCCCGACG GCTACTGGGAGGTGAATGGATTTGGCCTGCTGGGGATCTACAAGTCTGACATGGATAGGGTAGGAGGAATGAACATGGAAGAGTTCCGGGATCACTGGGGCGGAGAGGACTGGGAACTGATAGACAG GGTTCTTCACGTGGGGCTTGAGGTGGACAGAATTTACGTCAGGAACTTCTTGCACTTTTACCACTCAAAACGAGGCATGTGGAACCGACGTTTCCGCAAGCCAATGTAA